The Bacillus sp. Y1 genome includes the window AATCACCACTATTGATGAGTATGTACAACATAACTACCATGATTTGTTTATATTGACAGCCAGACTGTATACACTTAAGAATCTTAGCCATTCTTTTCAAATTCATTAGTCTATTCAATTACCTAAGAAAAAATTAGAATGTGTTTGGTTAACCAGAAGTATGTGTTAAAATGAAATTCCTTGGCAGGGGCATTATTTTGTATATTTGAATGTGTGAGGAGCAGGGGGCTTAATGTATAGTCCCCTGCTTTCTTATTTTTTATGAAGAAACTGGATCGAAGTTCTTTAAGTCAAATTATTATTTAGAGAGTGTTACAATTCTACTATTAAAAAGATGATAATTCATAGCTTCTCCGTAAAAATGACGAAAATGATCTTGTTTTTTAGTTTATAGTGTAGGTATTTTAAAAAATACCCATGAATTATAATCTAATTACAGATATTTCTGAACATTCTTGAATATTTCTTCTCCGCTTATTTTGACTCCATTCTATAAAGCTTCTTGGTTATTTCTCTCTTATGTTTTGAAAGCGGATACAATAGGTTTTTTAGTGGAGGTGAAAGGTTTATTTTTATTATTTATTGACACAAAATTGTTACGAACTAATTTTTACTCTAAGGGTTTAGGAGATTCGGAATGTTGCAATTAAAGATGATTAAAAGGGGGACTAAAGATGAAAAAGTTTTGTAAATCTATTTGTTCGTTTAGTTTGATGTTAATTTTAGTCATAGCTTTGTCTGCTTGTAACACGGAAACTTCTAGCAGTAATGATAAAAAAGATGGTGACGGTGAAAAAGAGGTTATAAAAATTGGTGCTATTTTTGCCGAAACCGGTCCTGCTTCTACTTTAGGAAAAACTCAGGCGAATTATGTGAAGCTCATCCAGAAACAATTAGATGAAGCTGGATCTATCAATGGAAAGAAAATTGAAATTATTATGCAAGACTATGAAACGGACGATACAAAAGCTGTGATTGCTGCAGACAAATTAATTTCAGAAGGGGTAGTTGCGGTTGTTGGTGCTACTCAAGCTAGTACCTCGATGGCAATTTTACCAAAAATTTCTAGTGAGGGAATACCATTAATGACTGTGGCTCCTGTTAATCCTAAAGCGAAAGATATTTATCAAATGGCACCAAGTAACTTAACGAATGCTAACTTAATAATTGAATTCTTAAAAGAAAATAATATTTCAAAAGTAGCCTGGATTAATGCTCGGGATGGGTTTGGAGTAGAAGGTCTCCCTTCCTTTGAAAAGGTAGCAAAAGAAAATGACATAAAAATCGTGGCACATGAGGAATTTGATGCAACTGCTACGGATATGACGGTGCAATTAACAAATATTCGAAAAGAGAATCCAGAGGCAGTAATCGTTTGGTCAAGAACACCAGGTGCTGGAATCGTAGCACGTAATTTTAAAGCACTCGGGTTTGATATTCCTATGATTCAATCTTCTGCCTCTGCTAATAAAGGGTTCTTAGACCAAGTGAAAGATAATAATGAAAATATCTACGTAATTGGCAGTAAATTAAGTGTTGTTGATCAATTACCAAATGGAGAGCAAAAAGACAGATTAGAAAAGTTCCGTGAAGATTATCGTGCAATGTTTAATAGTGATCCTGATAATTTTACCGCACATGCAGCGGATGGGTTCCATCTACTAATTGAGGCGATTAAAGCAGGAAATACAACCTCTGAAGATATTCATAATTACTTAAAGACAGAAGTCAATAAGTATTCTGGGTTAACGGGTTCCTTCGAATTACAATCAGATTATGTAGGACCTTACGAAGATGGATTCTCAGTTCTCGGTATTGAGAATAATGAATGGAAGTATTATGAGTAGAAAAAGTTCAAAGGTTGTTTTTTATAGAGTATCTAAATGGTGAAAATATAAAAGACCAATGGCAGAAACATAGACTCTGCCATTGGTATTAAGAAAGGAGTACATCCATGGAATTACTCATGCAATATATCGTTACGGGGCTAACAGTTGGAAGTATCTATGCTTTATTAGCTATCGGTTTTGTGACTATCTATAACATTACCGGCATATTAAACTTTGCCCAGGGTGAATTTGCGATGATTGGTGCGCTGACTTGTATTACTTTTGTGAATGCAGGATTTCCAATGTATGTATCTATTATTTTAGCTATCTTTATCTCAGCTACCATAGGGTTAATAGTGGAACGTACGGCTATTCGACATGCTAGAAATACATCAGTCATTATCTTAATCATTATTACAATAGGAGTTTCCACCTTCTTAAAGGGGATGGGATTAATAATATGGGGGACCAATCCGAAGCAACTTGCTCCCTTAATTAAAATGGAACCTATTCATTTTATGGGTGCTGTTATTAACCCTCAAAGTATTTTTATTTTCATCGTTTTATTGATCTTGTTAGCTGTACTATACGTATTCTTTGAAAAAACTTATATCGGTTCCGCATTAAGAGCTTGTGAAAAGAATCCACGTGCCGCAAAACTTATGGGGATAAATACAAGTACCATGTCAGCCTTGGCTTTCACTTTGGCTGCCGCATTAGGGGCAATTGCTGGTATTTTGATTACCCCTATTACTGACGCAACTTATGAAATGGGATTTCTAATTGGTGTTAAAGGATTTGTAGGGATGGTCATTGGTGGAATGCATAGTATTCCAGGGGCTGTAGCAGGTGCTTTACTTGTCGGTTTGTTGGAAACCTTTTCTGGAGGTTTTATCTCCACGTTTTATAGTGATGCGATAACATTTCTCGTACTGATCCTTGTTTTATTTTTTAAACCGAATGGAATATTTGCAAGAGCTTCAGGTGAGAGAGTCTAGTAGGGGGGCATATAGATGTCGAAGCTGGAAAAAGTCTTATATGGAAATCGATTAAAACCTTTCCTATTTTTAGTGGGACTTATTTTGATTTTACCTTTCGTAGTAAAATCTCCGTATATTTTTACCATTTTAATTTTAATAGGAATCTATTCAATCGTTTCTCTAGGTTTATGTCTGTTAATTGGCTATGCAGGACAAATATCCCTCGGGCATGCAGCCTTTTTTGGAATAGGAGCTTACACGTCGGGTGTGTTAACTACTAGTTTTCAGCTTTCTCCCTGGTTAGCACTTGTTATAGGAATGGTTACTACTTTTTTTATGGCTTATATAATTGGTATACCAATTTTAAAATTAAAAGGTCATTTTTTAGCTCTTGCAACACTTGGAATTAACATCATATTTTATATTTTAATTTTAGGTCTGAATCAGTTGACAGGCGGAGCCGCTGGTTTAATAGGCATACCCTCCTTGTCTTTATTCGGAGTTCCGCTTACAGATAAAGTATTTTTCTACTTCTTTGTTTGGACGGCTGCTTTACTTGTTCTATTATTATCACTAAATATCGTCCGCTCTCATGTAGGTAGAGTGTTAAGAAGTATTCATGACAGTGAAATAGCAACAGAGACACTTGGAGTGAAAGTGGAGAATTATAAAGTTGCTATTTTTGCATTAAGTGCTGCTTTTGCATCGCTAGCAGGAAGTATGTATGCACACTATATTAGCTTTGTTGCTCCACCTACATTTTATATAACAAAATCAATCTTGTTTTTAATTATGGTAATGGTTGGAGGGGCAAGCTCCGTTTGGGGTGCGATATTAGGAACAACAGTTATTATGTTTTTGAATGAGATCATTCGCTTTGTAGGACACACTTATTTTGGCATTAGTGGAGAAGTGGAGATTGTTGTCTACGGATTAATTATTATTTTGATTATGATGTATTTACCAAAAGGGCTGATGCATGTTATTTCGAAACCGATTCAAAAGCTTAAGTACAAAAAGAAAGAAAATGTAAATGCTCATAAAGATATGATTTCTCAAAAAGGAGTTTAATAGTCATGTCAAAACTACTTGAAGTAAGGGGATTAACAAAACGATTTGGTGGAGTTACAGCGGTCTCTGATATCAGTTTTGATGTAGGAGCTGGAGAAATCGTAGCAGTCATTGGACCAAACGGTGCAGGCAAAACAACTTTATTTAATATGATTTCTTGTTTTCTTTCACCCACAAATGGAGAAGTATACTTCAAAGGGAAAAAATTGACAGGACAAAAGATTCCCCAACTAGCTCACTTAGGGATATCAAGGACATTCCAGAATTTACAAATATTTCACAATTTGACTGTCCTTGAAAATGTAATGATGGGTGCTCATGTCAAGTTGAAAACCAATGTGGTGAATGCTGCCTTCCGACTCCCAAGGATTTTAAAGGATGAAAGAATTGCCTATGACCTAGCATTAGATGCGATTCATTTAGTTGGCCTAGAAGAATTAATGTTCGAACAGGCAGGCCAGTTATCATATGGCCTTCAAAAGCAGTTGGAGTTTGCAAGAGCCATTGTTTATAAACCAGATTTAATTATGTTAGATGAACCAATGGCAGGTTTGAATGATTTCGAAACCAATAGAATGGCAGGTTATATTAAAAAATTAAAATCAGAAGGTAGTTCCTTTTTATTTGTTGAACATAAGATGGCGACGGTGATGGAGCTTGCTAATCGTATCATCGTCCTTGACTTTGGAAAGAAGATTGCAGAAGGAACTCCTGACGAAATACAACAAAATACAAAGGTAATTGCTGCCTATCTAGGAGAGGAGGTTGTCTAATGCTGAAGGTTGATGGCTTAAGTACCCATATTGGGAAAATAAAAATTCTCCATGAGATCAATTTTGAGGTGGGAAAAGGACAAATTGTCTCAATCATCGGTGCAAACGGTGCTGGGAAAAGTACGTTGTTAAATACGCTTGCTGGACTTTATCGGCCAACATCTGGAACGATTACTCTTGAGAATGAAGTGATTAGCGGCTATCCAGCTAATAAGGTAGTTGAAAAAGGCTTAAGTCTCGTTCCGGAAGGCAGACAAATCTTTTCAAACCTTACTGTAAAGGAAAATTTATTGCTTGGAATGTTTTCAAAATATTATAAGGAGAAGAAGCTAGCAGAAGAAAATTTAACGAAAATACTTGATATGTTCCCTGGTTTAAAGAAGCACTTAAAAAACCTTGGTGGAAATTTAAGTGGTGGGGAACAGCAAATGTTAGCCATTGGGAGGGGATTGATGTCAAATCCTAAAATCATCCTTCTAGATGAACCTTCCATGGGTCTTGCGCCAAAAATAGTAAATGAAATACTTGATACATTAATGATAATTAAAGAGGATTTAGGAACAATGGTCATATTAGTAGAACAAAATGTGAAAGCTGCACTTAAAGTATGTGACCAAGCCTATGTCATTGATCAGGGAAGAATGATTATAAATGGAACAAGAGACGAAATTAGCTCTAATCCTCAGGTCATCTCAGCTTATCTTGGCATTAAGTCAGCAGGAGCATAAGAAAAACGACGAATAAAAGATAAATAAATAGATAGAAAAGTTTCAGATAATCCCAAAGAGTAATCTATGGGATTTTACTGTTTAATAAAAAAGAGTATAGTATTTTTAGTTAGTAAATTTTGAATATTTTTTGTTTTCAAAAATCAACAACTTCTTATAAAATGTATTATAAAGTATAAATTCAAAAACGAGGGGAATGAGCTATGCCAAATACAGTAAAAGATAGCCTCATGAAAAAATTAGAAAATCATTTACGATCAACTGCCAGACAACTAGTAAAGTTTGATACGGAAGAGGAAGTACTACAATATTTGACAGCTTCATTTCAAAGTGAGCTATATTGTGATTTTGTAGGGGTTATTTTAAATCAAACAGGAAACTTTGTGACAAAAGCTTGGAGTGGAATCGTACAAGAACTGACCAATTATTTTCCCCTTGAACAAAAGTATTGCTCCAGCAGACTTCTCCGACAAAGCCTAACGAATGAAAACGCTGATCCTCCTGAAACCTGTAATTTATCTAGAGTACTTAAAGAGGCAAAAATAAAAACATGGTTTACTGTTCCTTTATATGAAAGCGATTCCAATTTAGGTTTTTGTATCATTGGATTCCTAAACTATGTTCCATTATTAGAAATGGAGGCTCCTTTTGAAGAATTCGGTAAAGATATTGCTGTGGCAATGGAAATGGCTAGGGAAAAGAAATCACAGTTAAAAAAGATCGAAGGGATTGAAGGGATTGGCAAAAACCTTTCTCTTAAGGCTCCTATTGAAAAGCACATTGAAGAGTTAACATTAAGAGCTGGAAAAGGAACAAATGCTGATTTTGCTTGTATTTATTTATTTGACGAAAAGGAAAATTGTTTTATATTCCAACCGCCTTCCTATGGAGAGAAACAACATCCTGATTCAATTATGATTGAAGATAATTATATGCTGAATAAATATTTCCCATTTCTCGAGAAGCCTGGAGGCACTCAACTAACGATCCCTTTAATCATAGAATTACGTACAATTGGAGTATTGCATATCGAGAACAATAATGAAGATGTATTTACGGAAAATGACTTGAGACTATTAGAGCTATTGTCTAATCATGTAGCGACCATGTTAGAAAATGCACGACTATTTAACAGTGAGAAGGAGCATAAAAATCGCCTCCAATTTCTTTTAGATTTTCAACAAGCGCTTGTAAAAGAAACAATAGAAGTGGATGGTTTTGATGGCATTACCTCAATGCTTTCGAATCTATTTCAAAATCCAGTGATTTTATTTGACCGTTTTTTGCAACCAATTTCAGTCCATATGAATAATAGAATCAATCAAGTTCAGCTTCTCGATCAACTTACCGAAATTGTACAAAGAGAAAAGGGAAAATTAAAAAGTCCAGACTACTTTTTAATTAAGGATTCAGGTGATCCCTCCGCCTTTTTTTCGTTCTTGATGGTACATGGGGGAGGAAGTTTACTAGGATATCTTGCCGTACGTAGATTGGGTCAAGAAATGGATGAGATTGACCGTTTAACGATTGAACTTGCTCGTAATATATATTCACTCCAATTCATTAAGCAAAAAATCGTACTAGATGCAAAAGAACAGACAAAAGATAGTTTTATTAGTAAATTATTATCTAAAAAAATAGAAGATAAAGAGGAAATTTTACAGTTTGCAAATGTTTTTCAATGGAACCTTTTTCAAACCCATCAACTGTGCGTTTTGTCTATCATTTTGGATGAAGATGAAGTAAAAGGATCCAACCTTTTTGAGCAACAGTCGAAAAAGAACCTTGTATGGGATTATATTAAATCACATTTATCAGAAAAGGAGCATGACATCGTAACGGCAACCCATGAGGAAAAAAATGTGTTAATTATTCCATGGGAGAATGAAGATACACAATCGAAAAAATTTTGGCAATTACTTTATACGAAGATCAACAATTGGGTGGAAGAAACCAATATAAGGTGTAAAGTGTTCATGGGGATTGGAGGAAAGACAAGTAACATACAAGACTACTTTTTAAGTTATCAGCAAGCCATTCAGGCATTAAATATTGTCAACAGCCGATTGCGTCTAAAAGGTTATATGTTATTTGATGAACTTGGTTCATACGCAATCCTCCATCACTTGAAATCCTCCATGGAAGTTGACCTGTTTGTAAGTAAACAACTAGGAAGGCTTCTATCTTATTCAGAAGGAAAAAATACCGATCTTTGCAATACTCTTCATACGTTTTTACAAAATAATGGGAATGTTAAAAATACAGCTGATGAGCTTTATATACATAGAAGTTCTTTGCTATATCGTCTTGAAAGAATAGAATCTCTATTAGATGTCCAGTTAAGTGATGCAGAAGTGAGATTTAATTTAATGCTAGCTTTAAAACTTCATGATATGTATGGGCAAGAAATAGAGAGAAACGTCTTGTTAAGATGAAAGTAGTAACCTTAAAAATGGCCAACAATCTTTTAATAAGATGATTGGCCATTTTTCTAATTATTTATTTTCGTTTCCCTTTAAATGTGAATCTAAAAAGTCAATGATAAGATTAACAATTTTTGGTTGAGCCCAAACATCTCCACCGTGACCAGCACCCTTTACAACATAACGAGTTGAATCTACCCCTTTATTTATTAATGCTTCATGGAGAATTTGTGTTTGATTCGGTGAAACTAGCGTGTCTTGATCGCCATGCATTAGTAGGAAAGGAGGGTCATCTTTTGTTACATAAGTAATTGGATTTGCTTTTGTAGCCTTGTCAGGATTGTCAAGAATGGAACCGCCCGGTCCAAATACTGCTGCCCCATTAACCCACATAGCTTCCGGTGCTGAAGGAGATTTATGAATTTCTTGCACTTCTTGCGAATATCCTTCCCCTACTTTTGTTAAATCTGAAAGTCCGTACAAATCTATAACGGCATTGACTTTACTGCTTTCATCGAGGAAATCACCCTTGTCATACTCTTTTATATCATTTGTTGTACCTGCTAATGCAGCAAGATATCCTCCCGCAGAAGAACCCATGACAGCAATTTGATTAGGATCGATTCCATACTTTGCAGCGTTGGCACGTAAATAGCGAATAGCAGATTTAACATCTTCTAGTGGTGATGGGAAAGTACTCTGAGGAGTTACCCTATACTCAATACTAGTTACAACATACCCAGCTTCAGAAATATCCATTCTTTGCTGCAAATAGTTGTCTTTGTTAGCTGCCATAAACCCTCCACCAGTAATAAATACAACTGCTGGGAGTGGATTTTTACTATTAGGCTTTAAAATATCCATTTTTAATGGATAGTTTGGATATCCAAAAATAGATGGTTGAGAATAAACAACATCAGAAATTAAGCTAACAGATAATTTTTGAATGGGTACCTCTAGCTGTTTACTTGTGCTGTTTAAGGCACCTGCAATAACTGAAGTAGAAAGAAGAAGTGTTAATAAAACCGTAATGAAAAAGGTCCTTTTCTTAAAATTCATTAGTCATTCCTCCTAGTTATTAAAACTATCATTAAAACGCTTTCAATTTTGTTGAATTTAATAACTCCTTTCCTTATGAAGAATTTGTAGATCGTTATAGGATTAGAAACCTTATGCTAAATATAAGTGTATTTATCTTGAAAAATAAGGTCATTAAAGAGGGAAAAAAAAGTAGTTTTTCGTATAAATTGATAGTTGACAGTATAGTATTACGGGTTACGCAAAAATAAAAATATAAGGTTTTATTAGAAGATAAATTCTTTACTATAATACGACGAAAAATCATAAGTATTTTCCTACATAGTGTAGGTACAAGGAAACAATCATTATTCGTTATAATAAATTTACAGAAATTATTAAAAATTCAAAAAAGGAGTTGCGACAATGACCACTCAAACAATCGGTGTTGTAGGAGCTGGATCCATGGGGACGGGTATTGCAAACCTAGCTGCAATTAATGGATTCAATGTTGTATTAAGAGATATTGAGGAGCGATTTTTAGAAAACGCTTTAAATCGAATGAGTAAGTTTATGGATAAAAGTGTTTCAAGAGGAAAATTAACAGAAGAACAGAAACAAGAAGCATTAAGTCGTATACAAACAACCACTCAATTAGAGGATTTGAAGGATGTTGATATCGTAATTGAAGCGGTTATCGAGGATTTAACTTTAAAAAAGGAAGTATTCTCAAGCCTCGATCAAATTGTCCGTGAAGGTGTCATTATCGCGACAAACACATCCTCTATGTCAATCACTGAGATTGCATCGGCAACCAATCGTCCTGAACGCGTAGCAGGAATGCATTTTTTTAATCCAGCACAAATCATGAAGCTAGTTGAAGTGGTACGTGGATATAAGACTAGTGATGAAACGGTAGAAGAATTGAAAGCGCTATCTATAAAATTAGCAAAAGAACCAGTTGAAGTAAAAAAAGACTCACCAGGATTTATTGTTAATCGTATTATGCTTCCACAGTTTATCGAAGCGATCAAACTAGTTCAAGAGGGAGTGGCCTCTTATGAAGATATTGATAAAGCAGTGAAACTGGGATTGAATTACCCAATGGGCCCATTTGAGCTTCAAGATTTTGCTGGAGTAGATATCGGTTACCATGTAATGGAGTATTTTAAAAAAGAGTTTAATAACAATTTTTATGCACCACCACTTCTATTAAAGGAAATTATTCGAGCAGGAAGATATGGGAAGAAAACAGGTGCAGGATTTTACGAATACGAATAATGAATGGAGGAAAAGAGAATGAGTTATGAATTTTTACTATGTGAGATTAACAAAAATGTGGCTATTGTTACAATTAACCGCCCACCTGTAAATCCCTTGAATACAAAAGTTTTTCAAGAATTAAATACTATATTTGCTGAGCTTGAGGCAAATGATGAGGTGCGGGCAATTATTCTTACTGGAAGTGGAGAAAAAGCATTTGTTGCAGGTGCTGATATCAATGAAATGGCTAACCTTGGCCTTGTTGGAATTAATAAGATGAATAAAATTTCAAGAACGGTTTTTTCAAAAGTTGAAAATTTAACAAAGCCTGTTATTGCAGCAATAAATGGTCTAGCTCTTGGTGGGGGATTAGAGCTAGCACTTGCTTGTGATTTACGGATTAGTTCAAGTAAAGCTAAGTTTGCATTCCCTGAAGTAGGTCTTGGTATTATTCCTGGTGGGGGTGGCACACAGCGTTTGCAAAAAATTGTTGGCCAGGGAGTAGCGAAGGAACTTCTTTACTTTGGAGAGATGTTTGATGCCTACCGTGCCTTAGAACTAAACATAGTTAACAAAGTAGTCCCGCTTGAAGACTTACTTGATACAGCACAGGAATGGGCTCTAAAGTTAGCCCAAAAACCACCAGTGGCTCTACAAATGTTAAAATTAGCCGTTAATACTGGAGGGAACACGGATCTTGAATCTGGCTTAATTATTGAAAGTGCTTGTTTTGCGAACGCTTTCTCGACGGAGGATCGAAAGGAAGGATTACAAGCATTTATAGAAAAGAGGAAACCAATTTTTGCAGGAAAGTAAGGAAAGAATGTATCAAATGAAGTATCCATAAAAAATATGGATACTTCATTAAAAAAAATGTTTTTTTCGAGGGGTGATGAAAAGAGTGGGAAAAGAACGTAATCTATTTACGGTATATGGAATTTTGGAGTCTTCATCAAAAAATTATGGTCAAAATGAAGCATTATTTGATTTGAAAAGAGCAGTCACTTACTCACAGTTAAAAAGTGATGTTGATAAATTCGCAGTGGCTTTAACGAAACGAGGGGTAAATAAAGGGGACCGTGTTGCAGTATCCTTACCCAATTGGTACGAAACAGTTGTTATTTTTTTTGCCGTAGCAAAAATTGGTGCTATCCTTGTCCCGTTTAATCCTAAATATAAAGCTCATGAAGTGAACCATATACTAAAAAATTCTGAGCCAAAAGTAATCATTGTCTCTGAAGAATTTAACCACAATTTTGGGTTGAGTGAGGTACTGTTTGTAGTAGAAGAGGTTATTACCGTCCGTTTTTGTTGGGAAGGACTCTTATCCTTTCACGAAATCATGAACGAGGAATCTATCAATCTTGGCGAAGTACCAATAGATGTAGATCAGGACGTATTTTGCATTTTATATACCTCTGGTACGACGGGTGTCCCAAAAGGCGTCATGGTTACTCACCGTAGTGTTGTACAATCTGCTAATACAATGGGTGTGGAACTCTTTTACTCCGAAAAAGATGTACTAATTCTTCCAGCTCCTTTATTTCACATATTTGGTATGGCAGTTAATTTGTTTTGCGCTGCCTTCACAGGTTCTCGTATCGTTTTATTGGAGAAGTTCCAACCAACTGAAATGCTCCGTTTAATTGAACAGGAAAAAGTAACGATCTTAAATGGCGTACCTACCATGTTTATTAAACTACTAGAAGCGGAAAACTTCGATCACTATAATTTGTCTTCGCTACGAACTGGTGTTGTAGGAGCATCCCCTATTCCACCATCAAAGGTGAAAGAAATTCGGAATCGCATGGGAATTAACCTTTGCCAATCATTTGGAATCACTGAGACGGTTACTGTTACAATGACTCCTTACGATGATAACGAAAAGAATATTACAGAAACACTAGGAAAGCCAATTCCTGGAGTAGAGTTAAAAATTGTTGATAGTAACCGTAACGCGTTGGCGCCTGGAGATAAAGGGGAAATCGCGATTAAGAGTTTTGGCACAATGAAGGGCTATTATAAAATGCCAGAGCATACAGCAGCAGTGATCGATCATGAGAATTGGTACTATACAGGTGACCTTGGCACTCTTAATAATCAAGGCTATTTAACATTTGTTGGTAGAAAAAAAGAAATGATTATTCGGGGTGGACTTAATATTTACCCACAAGAAATTGAGTCTGTACTCGCAAGGCATCCAAAAATAGTAGAGTCTGCTGTTGTAGGTTTGCCTGATGAGACCCTTGGAGAATTAGTATGTGCGGTTGTTCAATTGAAAAGTGGCGAAGAGTGTACCGAGGAAGAAATCATCAATTATATAAAGAACCATATTGCCCTATATAAAGTCCCTCAAAAAGTAACTTTCACAAATAAATTCCCGGTAACAGCAAGTGGAAAAATTCAAAAAATAAAACTTCGTGAAGAAATAAGTAATAGTAATCCTACTATTCAAAGGTAAAGGAGGTAAGGAAAATGAAATCGGAATATCATTTTCAAGTACGTTGGGGAGATACGGACGCGGCAGGTATCGTTTATTATCCAAATTTCTTTAAATGGATGGATGAAGCAACACATGCTTTTTTTACAAAAATAGGTTATCCTTCTTCAAAGCTTTTTGCAGATCAGCAAATTGGGGTACCTCTCTTAGAGGCGAATTGTGCATTCAAGAGCCCACT containing:
- a CDS encoding class I adenylate-forming enzyme family protein, with amino-acid sequence MKRVGKERNLFTVYGILESSSKNYGQNEALFDLKRAVTYSQLKSDVDKFAVALTKRGVNKGDRVAVSLPNWYETVVIFFAVAKIGAILVPFNPKYKAHEVNHILKNSEPKVIIVSEEFNHNFGLSEVLFVVEEVITVRFCWEGLLSFHEIMNEESINLGEVPIDVDQDVFCILYTSGTTGVPKGVMVTHRSVVQSANTMGVELFYSEKDVLILPAPLFHIFGMAVNLFCAAFTGSRIVLLEKFQPTEMLRLIEQEKVTILNGVPTMFIKLLEAENFDHYNLSSLRTGVVGASPIPPSKVKEIRNRMGINLCQSFGITETVTVTMTPYDDNEKNITETLGKPIPGVELKIVDSNRNALAPGDKGEIAIKSFGTMKGYYKMPEHTAAVIDHENWYYTGDLGTLNNQGYLTFVGRKKEMIIRGGLNIYPQEIESVLARHPKIVESAVVGLPDETLGELVCAVVQLKSGEECTEEEIINYIKNHIALYKVPQKVTFTNKFPVTASGKIQKIKLREEISNSNPTIQR
- a CDS encoding 3-hydroxyacyl-CoA dehydrogenase family protein; this translates as MTTQTIGVVGAGSMGTGIANLAAINGFNVVLRDIEERFLENALNRMSKFMDKSVSRGKLTEEQKQEALSRIQTTTQLEDLKDVDIVIEAVIEDLTLKKEVFSSLDQIVREGVIIATNTSSMSITEIASATNRPERVAGMHFFNPAQIMKLVEVVRGYKTSDETVEELKALSIKLAKEPVEVKKDSPGFIVNRIMLPQFIEAIKLVQEGVASYEDIDKAVKLGLNYPMGPFELQDFAGVDIGYHVMEYFKKEFNNNFYAPPLLLKEIIRAGRYGKKTGAGFYEYE
- a CDS encoding enoyl-CoA hydratase-related protein, whose product is MSYEFLLCEINKNVAIVTINRPPVNPLNTKVFQELNTIFAELEANDEVRAIILTGSGEKAFVAGADINEMANLGLVGINKMNKISRTVFSKVENLTKPVIAAINGLALGGGLELALACDLRISSSKAKFAFPEVGLGIIPGGGGTQRLQKIVGQGVAKELLYFGEMFDAYRALELNIVNKVVPLEDLLDTAQEWALKLAQKPPVALQMLKLAVNTGGNTDLESGLIIESACFANAFSTEDRKEGLQAFIEKRKPIFAGK